The following is a genomic window from Leptidea sinapis chromosome 1, ilLepSina1.1, whole genome shotgun sequence.
TTTGTCAAAATTGGCACTTTCAGCCCCGCTCTACTGTTTTTATTCCTGATGAAGTAATGATTAACTTGCTCAACACTAGGTACAACATAattatgaaattgaaaattataaaaaataaaaaaaaacagcgtCGCTGCAGGAAAGCTCGATGTTTTATTCATCtcaaccacggacgagtaaaataggaaggactccgcgccgtgagcaagtgaagcaccgttatgctagtgtgtgtgtggttacgggggatactagttacataatgttttctcccttaaataatcatatatggccacaaatacttatatagtatcgtttttacactttttcacaacgcacgacggcatttttaaattattttattgagacgcaaactgatctgtcacagccgatgacaattctcataatggccgcctatcgtcctgtagtagtgtaagtgtgtgtaaGTGTAAGTGTGCGTGGGGCTAGGTTAggtttacacgttaatcggcttgttttggtgctacactgttatgtaaggtgacacggagtccttattttttactagtccgtgatctCAACTAATATTATAACGAGGAAAGTTTTATAGTTTTGCAATCTTCATTTCTCGcgatatttgtttttgtttcctTATTCTAGCATAATCAACCAACATTAAGGTAAAGATAAAATTAACAGGAACCAAACATTTTTGTATGCAACATTAGGTATAACATtctgtttttttcataaagttTAGCAAGGGTCCTAACGTGGGATATAAGTAGTCTATACTAAGTTTTGCCCCCTGTAGCTCTTCGAACTGTTTTCAATCTCCTTGGCATACTACTAATCAAGTTGTCAATAAAATCTTGAAGGATCTATTCTTCCTGTAATgcatttttaagttttcttatacTAGCGGGAGCAGGAtttcttttgttaattaatgTCTTTCAAGCTTGTCCCAGACATGCTCCATGGGGTTTAAGTTGGGCGAGCGTACTGGCCACCTAATACATTACATTGATATCCATATCTCAGCATGATAATACACCAtcatccataaaaataaaacccttTCCTTTTGAAAGGGCTGATGGTGCTACAATTTCTTCAAACATATCAGTTACGCATCGTGACGCCATTAAAGTCCTATTCCTAATGACGGAGAGTTTCGTACCCCGATTAAAATACCTCCCATACCATAACTGAACTTCCACCATATGCCTCTTATATCCAATGATGTTGCACTGGACGTACCTCTCTCCTGGGCATCTCCACACTTAAATCTATTTTCTGGTTTTAAGCAAAATCTAGACTCATCTGTGAATAGAACTTGACTGCAATATTTATCGTTTTAATTTTCATGATTGCGAGCAAAATCAACTCGAGCTACTCGCTGTTATGTGGCTGATTTAAGTCTTCTTCTCACAGGTTTAGTGATTACTGCAACGCCTCGAACTTCTTGGAGATTCTTTCTTACCTCAAAAGTCAATGTTGTGTTTCTAAGCACGCTATTAATGATAAAACGGTCATCTCTGGACACAGTTTTCCGTTTACGTTGCTGTCCTTCTAGTATCGTTAACTGTCTGGTCTGCTGATACCTCTTGACAACTTGGTGTATCACAGACTTGGACACTCGTAATGTTTTAGCCACATTCTCGTATGTGTGCACAGTTTCAGTAACAGCCCCAGCAGCTTGAGTGGTATATAGAACTGACATTCTTAGTTTATTTGCAATAATGGTTCGCACTTAATACGATAGACAAGACAAtcaaagaaaaacttaaaaaaaaaaaaaaaatttgaaaacaagaaTCAATTCTTATCCtatagagatttttttttatggaaaaggaggacaaacaagtgtacgggtcacctggtgtcaagtgatcaccgccgcccacattctcaacaccagaagaatgacaggagcgttgccggccttaaaggaaggtgtatgcgcttttttttgaaggtacccatgtcgtatcgtcccggaaacaccgcacaaggaagttgattccacagctttgtagtacgtggaagaaagctccttgaaaaccgcactgtggaggacctccccacatccagatggtggggatgatatcctaacatgtggcgtgtcgtgcgaaggtggaattcggcggcaggaatcaggtgaaacagctcttcggaacactccccatgataaatgcggcagaggacacacaatgaagcgattaGAGAACTCATTGCAGAGAAAAGAAGGCaaagaaatatttgaaagacaaaacaattaatatataaataaattaacaaagaaaGTGAAACCCAAAATATTCAATGATATTTCCACCAACAAATATCTCCAAAAGCTAACAGGTGACCGTTCAACAGATTACTCTCTATGGAAGGTtgctaaaaaatttaaacgcCCCATTACCCAAATAACTCCTATTAAAGACGCAGATGGTCAATGAGCAGTGAACAATGAGCAAAAAGTTCAAATATTTGCCGATCACCTTGAAAAGATCTTTCGCCTAAATGAGTGTGATCCTAACGAGACGTTTACATAATACACATTATTGTAATTTCCAAACAGAGGaggattttatttgattaaacatttatttgattaaaaaacttcaaattaaaaaaaaaaaataaaaaaattaaagaacttCCTTAGGTGAACAGAGCGTTCACCTAAGGAAGTTGTgagagaaataaaatataatgtaagtaCAAAAAAAGCTACTGTATATGATTTGATATCGACTTCCAAAAAAAGGTCCTGTTAAATTATCGACCCTTATTAATTGTGCAATTAGAATACGACAAGTATCACATCTGTGGAATGTTGTTGAAGTCGTCATGATTTCTAAACCAGGAAAACCACCGAATCAAACAGCATCATACAGGCCAATTTCCCTGCTTCCTGTAATGTCCAAGCTTTTGGAGAAGTTGCTACTTAAGGGGCTAAAACCTATAATAGAGATTAGAAACCTGATTCGAGAGCACAAGTTTAGTTTCCGAGAAAAACACTCAACCATGGATGAAGTGCATAGAATAAGAATAGAGGATATCTCCTCAGAAATTAAGGAGATTAAAGCTAGAGTGCCTCTGGCAAGTGTATTAGGTCCGGTAATGTACCTACTATAAACGAATATCATTTCTAAAATAGAAATAACGCTGTTGCGAActttgctgatgatactgctCTAATGAGTGTCGGTAGTAACCATAAAGAGGCAGCAGAGAAAGTTCAAATAGCGGTAAACACAGTAGTAAAGTGGACTAAAAAATGGAGAATTAAACTTAATGATAGTAAATCTATTCATGTAAACTTTAGTAATAAGAAACCAGATTACGAGCCAGTTTAcattaataagaaaatagtaCCATACGAGAATACAGCTATATTTCTGGGCATGACTCATGACACAAAGCTCCGCTGGAAGGGGTGTATTCAGAAAGAAAAGAGAACAATTAGAActtcgttttaaaaatatgtaggcTTGTAGGAAGACACTCCAAGATGTCTgtacaaaataaagttttattgtacaagtAAGTCTATATGGACTTATGGGATCCAGCTGTGGGGCTGcaccaaacaaacaaatattcaaatcataCAACGCTTCCAGAAGAAAGTACTAACTAGAAATTGTGAACGCACCTTGGTACATTCGAAACAGCGATCTCCATCGGGACCTTAACTTAGAACTCGCTAAGCTGAAGCTCATCAACACAGACTTCACCATGACGAATGTCGAGGCAATCCAGCTCCTTGAGAACACTGATATAAtaagaagactaaaacgaacaaaaccatttgagttagtgtagtgctagtgaattagtgtaaaacataaaaaaatagtaatattataaaaactcgTGAACAAAGTCACTTCCCCTTAGTAGagacacattcttagtttaaatCTATCTAGCAACTTAAGTTAAAGTAGCattacttattagtctaagttaaggctagattgtaacgcaagtggggcaacattataactactataatattattgtgttcccTAGAGGACAAAAAAATCAAAGTTAAGAAAATTTTCGCCCTACAGAAAAACACAACAcacgaaataataatttgtcgttttatttatttagagcattggtaacaaaaCCAATTGGTTTTgcaaaatgcaataaaaaaagaatatttaaattttcaatcattttttcagtatactcgattacaagaaGAAACCCAGTTAGCTTTATCCTaagaaataataacataaaaaacaaatcagaTTCGaagaaaactttatttttgcataggatttaattatatttgtagcCAGTACGCACAATAATCGCAACCAGAAAAATCAAACCTTTTTCGTGCGTTCCACTGATGAATGTACCTAGtaataatcctactaatatcttccctttgttggcgtgcgtccgtgcagaatgggatgtcgctatggcaacttaatggctgacaggcagtattgagataaaacctacTTGTTTAGTTATCTATTAgatatatcatccccaccatctggatgtgtggcggtcctccatagtgcggttttcaaggagctttcttcctagtactacaaagctgtggaatgagcttccttgtgcggtgtttccgggacgatacgacatgggtaccttcaaaaatgcgcgtacaccttccttaaaggccggcaacgctcttgtgattcctctggtgttgcaagagaatgtgggcggcggtgatcacttaacaccaggtgccgtacgctcgtttgtcctactattccataaaaaaaagttataatatgCTAGAGTTATCTCACAACAAATTATTAGCACTCATAACATTTCGATTATCTTTTAACactgaatattaaattatgatttttaaatgaaaatcagATGTGGGttactaaataatttagtttattatgtaatacgtttccaaaaaaaaatattatgtttcaaaAACCAAACTGTTCATTCTTGATATCAGGAGAAGCGAAAATCTTATGTGATTCTGTTTGCGGCACTCATTGTGATAAATACTATTGTTAtaattaactataattttataaaacccTAATTGAGGTAACCAATAACGCCACATGCGATAGCTGGTCCTGATGTTCCAGTTAATGCACTGTCTTCTGTGCCAGCCCTGCCGTAGTCGTCCTCGCTTTTGGTTATCGCTATAGACCTGCCAACTACAGATCGGGGTCCAGTCAGTGATATGATGTGGTCTATTATCTTGACTTCGAGAGTGCCGTCTTCTGCCTTGATGTTGCCGAGGTCTCCGACGTGGCGGATCTGATCCCTTGGACCTCCGTGACGTCCCTGAGAATAGAACGACTTGTAGAATACGAATTTCTATGGAGTGGAATTATCTATGAAAATTTTTAACTGATTGAGATATTGATGTAGTTTGTGGGTAGGTTATTTGACTGCCTATGTCCTAAgcatatatgaaataaaaatttatttttaacaaaccaTGGTGTACTGATGTCaattgctataaatattttatggacAGATATTGGTAATAGTAGAGTcgttttgaaaatatttcaaaatgtatattctactattatatataataaaatatattttttgttgatcATACTACTTATtcctaatttaaaataacatgaatAATCACATTAGCGCGATTTTTTATTTGTCTAAACAAATAGGAAATAGTTTCTAGGAAATTAACTAACTAATTAGTTAATTTCCTAGCAACGTCTAGTTTTTGGTGCGCGCATGTCTTAGTACACATTTTGGTTTTTGGTACAAAAACACTACCGGGTACACATCggacataaaaaaagaagaatagTGTGCCCGTGACATTATAATGTCACCAAAActaggccgttaaattgtaagaaacgAAGTCAACTGACAATCTactgttaaattataatatcacgtcTTACATAATAGCTACGACATATGCATTAGGCGTTATCATTGAGTTATGAAGTGTGACGTCATAATCGGTCGCCACGTCACTTACGACCATTTTCGCGATTAAATGAAagtaaattgataaaaaaaatagtaattgcGTTTCAGcttattttattgatgaaataaaGTTACCGACATAACAGAAGAGGATCTAAAATATTTCATCATGCCTACTGCCCATTCCTTTTAGTCACCAGGTGGAATAATTTCACCACACACcagaagaaaattaaaaaacttacaTAATACGCAATGAAGTGGGGTCCAATATTTTGACAATTGCCCTTGATATCCCCAGTTTGGTGAACGTGAATCCCATGAAGACCAGCGGGTAGACCTGTTATATTTCCCTGTATAGTCACAGGACCGTTGGGGATGATTTGTGTGAAGACCAATTCTCCTTCCACTCCAGACTCCTGATCAGCCTCCAGGTGTACAATAGCCTGGAGGCCAGTAGAATGAGCCTGAAAATTGAGaggagttaaaaaaatatatgtcatagaaaataaatacctaatttGCACATATTCATTAAAAGTTCTTAACTACCAAAAGACTACGggcaatttaaaattatgaaatgaaagtaatatatctttattgcacaccaaaaataattaaatataagtaacaAAAATCGAGAATATATAACAAGCAAAATAGGCTTTATCGCTAGCTATTTTATAGCTAAGAGATTGTAAATTTTCAATgtttatatacatttaattacTACTGACAAATGACATGATCTCGAAAAATTTTGGGgcttttcatcaaaaaaacGTGGCAATTTTTGTAGCAGTCTTCTCTGGATGTTAACCTGACATTATCTAACGAATTCTGAAGAGACCGAAACAGCTGTAGATCTAAAGGTCAGGGCTATAAGACGGATGCTAATGcgtttaattattacttatccAGCCAAACTCTCTTAATTTTTGCTTTGTGTGGCCTAGCGTTGTCATAATGAAGACCACACCCTTTCTATTGAACAATACCGGCCGCTATCATCTGTTTTGGCAGTACAACTTTAAATCCATGGTTCTGCTTGATTGCAAAAGGAAATAATGAGCAATGCCTTCCATCCATAACAATTCCAATTCCACCATACACACAGCAACATTTTATCGGCATCCCGGGTTTTGCCATACTTTGTGAAACCTGACCGATACCTTCACCTTCACTTTCCATCAACTCTCTTCATCAATCATTATATCTCAATAAAGACTTGCAAATGAGTTTACTTAGTTCATTAGGTTTGTTTCACGAGAGACTTGGCTGATGTTggcgttataaaaaaaatgggggTTCACAATTCGTAAGCCCCCGCTTATCCACGAAAATTTATCTATTTTCGATAGCGAAGAACTAAAATGTTAGCTTGACTTCACCTATCAGTGTaggtagataatattttaagaagCTCATATTAAATATACGAATATTAGAATAGTACTAATAATACGAATAGTAGATCACGAGATCTACTCTTCACATTTTTTGTAGAGTTTTGGGAATATGGTAGAAATGTAGCTGAAGGAGGTCCACTGGAACCAccaaaattttaaaagtgtcCTATGAGACAAAATGTCTGGGAACCTCTGCTTTAAAACAATagcaattattatataaaacacttgTACCCaaataattaagataaaatatCAGTTAGGAACCTTAATAAAGATGGAGAGAACCAAGGATGCTCACACAGTTATTATAAACACGCAACCattatctttattaattattttaattgcgataatttgttttataaatataaataatatgtatatacattcGAAATAATAATTGCATCCAATTAAGTCACCTCAGGCGACTGCATTTTGCTATCGGTAGATACAACTTATATGACATCATcgtcattttaaaatatacctttgAAGAAGGACGTATACCTTTGTTCGTATAAAAACATGCTTTTCTATACCTAATTACTAATATTACGCTTACTATGCGTTTTCATCTACACTCAGCGGCACGGAATCTTGGCCAAGCACTTATTTCACGATAAAAacaattgtaactgtttttaagGATTGTTATTTATGAAGATAGGTTATATATAACTCTAAGGTAAATTGGGTAATTCATTAAGTTTAAGTATCTAGTCAAGGGGAGTCGTTTGagcaattaacaataatatttgtattcttGTGTGTTTCAATGTATTAGTTGTGAATTAATCCATTTTTGGGTTCCGTAGTTGTAATTTAACATTCACAACATAACAGTTAAAAATGCCATTGACACTAGAACAGTTGGCACAAACTGTAGCACTCATCGGGCAGAGGTTGACACAACGTAAAGTGGCTGTTATTCTCAATGTGCCCCGTTTTTCCTTGCAGTATGCCTTGAAACTCTATTAAGAAACTGAAAGGTACTCGCGGAGACCAGGCAGTGTAGGCCTAAGCTGCACGTCTGATCGCGATGACCATTTTATCCGGTTAGAGATATGGAGAAACCGCCGTCTTACAGCTGTTGAGATACGACAGCGACTCCAAATTGTAAGAAACATAAACGTAAGCGAGAGAACGATGAAAAGGCGAATGGAAGAAGCAAATTTAAAAGCCCAGCACGAGGGCCAGAATTCTCAGACATCATCGAGTAACTCGCCTTCAATTCGCCCGAGATCATGTCAACTATACACACGAGATGTAGGCAAATGGACTTGACACACGATACTCTTTACAGTATCGCTCTGAGGTCCAGACAGTGTCAACTCAACCCTCCACAAACCCTTAGCCAGCTCCGCAATGTAGCGATCAACGCTTCTGAGACCACTTCGCAAGTggacattaaaaacataatccAGAGCATGACACAGATGCTAGCATTCATAAGTGCCTTAATTtcactaataattattttggaaCAAAAAACGTTATGACAAgcaatataattgtttatttttataaaaacttttctaaaaatattaaaaaagttatttttaccCTTTCTAGActtcaacaaaataaaaagattaaaaatacaCTGAATATCACAAAATTCGTGAATGGCCAAGTTTCTGTGTCGGTGATTGTATGTAGTTAGTACCAGCTACCCCAAAATTAAGACCTGATTCCCAGTGTCAATACCCTCATACGCTTGCAATCATTTACGACAGTTTTGGGAGAGAAGGgatacttctttaggcacgttatgaaaaaatgttgatactgaaattttaagatgcgcgcccATCACTGTAACAGGgtaaagttggttcctaaaattttctgacgtttgccataatcgatatttttattttggtttcttcgcccattattagaataggcaaagggttcaagcccgttcagccgtattcgttatttaataattaattgtcaaagccatcgttgcaagattttaacaaaactgttctttctacaaacgtagaatagcatgaggaataaataattttaaggatttttgctttgctAGGCcatagaagtataacttcttgcgtgcatacataagtacacacacacactttttttttataaaacattcacTTTCGTGATGTATggttacttaaacataaaatttacgTTTCTGTACACGGTCGTAGCTTAACCCAATAGTACATACAATGTGAAGTTACGTTATATGTATTATGAAATAACGCAAACAATTCTGGTAAtgctacaaatttatatgaaaatatatataaaaatcaaaattgatgATTTATTATCGTTTTAAAACTAACGAACATCACATTAATTCACAGATGGTatgtacaattattataaaccatgaaataatattttaattaaggaAGTAATTACGAATCGTCACGATATAAGTATTATGAAGTGTGCTGACTTTGATGAGGTTGCTATATcttcttattaatatatataaattacgtgtcacgttgtttgtccgcgatggactcctaaactaatgaacggatttaaatggggattggGGATAAATGGGGAGAAAAAAGAGAATAccgaatgaaattttaaaatatctatctTCGTATATATTCAGTAGATAATTAGAAAATGagcctaatataatattatgatttgttcTTACTTATATAAAggtatcataaaattaaaaaaaaacacatcattgtaacaatattcattctctGATGACGTAAGTATTTGCAACatgttttatgaataaaatttatgaataaaatttcttacaatatatgtatttttttaaatcccgGTTAAGTTCAACAAGTAGCAAATCAGGCGAAAGCCTGGCATATGGTAACCCTACTCACGACACATCTGGACTGTTATGTACcaaaaaggtttttttaatattgtggGGTCTTAATATGTTTTGCTATGCCATAATTGCActaatataattagttttataattcaTATAATACTATTCTTGTTCCttcatcattttaattatataacaaatatactCACAACAGCCAGGTCGATTTGTTTTTCCGATCGATCGCCAGTTATTGGATAAGGATTGCCAAGTTCCTGAaaattagtttatatttatatacagttGATTTCAAACGGTATGGTGAGATGCAAAAATGACTTGGTTAATATGTTGATGATGCAAATAAATGATGAAGTAACAATAAGTGTTAATAATGATAAGTATTGattgaataatgttttaaattcatgcccttatattttatttgaattattataatcgTACCTTTATAAAGTAAGTACCTTTATAAAGtgtcataataaaattttataagtttaa
Proteins encoded in this region:
- the LOC126965738 gene encoding superoxide dismutase [Cu-Zn]-like, translated to MNLRLHVFFGQLLWLITFLSGKNLQSVPGYGRNLIIKALPAIEDYQSNVYEVFMEPYLYELGNPYPITGDRSEKQIDLAVAHSTGLQAIVHLEADQESGVEGELVFTQIIPNGPVTIQGNITGLPAGLHGIHVHQTGDIKGNCQNIGPHFIAYYGRHGGPRDQIRHVGDLGNIKAEDGTLEVKIIDHIISLTGPRSVVGRSIAITKSEDDYGRAGTEDSALTGTSGPAIACGVIGYLN